GTAAATAAACTTTCTGGTGTTTTTTCATATAATACGGAGAAAACTATATTAAACTCACTTTTTGTTTCTGTAAAGCGTGAATTATCTTTACGTTCTTTATATAATAAAGTAATGCAGATTGCAAAACCAAATAGATTTGATGCTGTAGTCTTCCCAGAAGCCACATGCTCTTATATGCGTGTACTCAGCATGCATGAGCTAAAACGAGGACAAGTGCCGATGGTTTTTATTATACAGGGATTAGTACCGCGGGATTGCAAAAATCTTGGGTCTTACTCAGATCGCCTATTATTAAAAACGAATATACGGATTGCAGTACCACGGTCAGGTAAATATGGATTTGAAGTTGCTGTTCCCAATATTGAACTGATTTATTCTAGAAAATTGGCTGAGCATATAGTAACTTTAGCAACGGATTAAATGGGGGAAAACCATGAATATTTTGATTTTATTTTCACAACCGTGGCGTGTTGGTGGTGCTGAAACACATACAGAAGCCTTAATTAAAGGACTTGTTGGACACGACGTTTATCTCGTTGTTAATCATGGAAGCGATGAAAAAAAACTGGGGAAAATAAAAGAACTGTATCCATATACTAAGATTACAAGGATTCAAACGCGCGGTGCAAATTTATTTAAGTGGCGACGAGACTTTCAAAAACTTTGTGCTTTAATTAAAGAGAAGCGTATCGAAATTATTAGTGCGCAACAGCGAACTTCTGGAATATGGGCTCATTTGCTAAAGCGAAACTTAAAAATTCCTTATACTGTTACGATGCATGACCCATGGCATCGGGCTTTTCTTAAACCTTTGTATGCAAACGTATTTTCAGAAGTGTTTGCTATTAGTGAGAATTTAGCAAATACCTTAGCGCAAGATTTTAAGATACCTAGAGAGTCGATTCATCTGATTAATAATGGAATTGATTTTTCTTCTTTTTATCCGCTAAATAAATATGCGTGTCGAGAAAAATTGGGATTAAGTGCAAATGATAAGATTATTTTACATGTAAGCCGATTAAGTAGGATAAAAGGTGCTGTATCACTACGTATTATTGAAGGTATGGAAAAGGTTCTCGAGCATTGTCCAACGGCAAAGTTGGTCATTATTGGTGAAGGTCCGTTACGTTTAGAGATAGAAAAGAAAATAAATGAGCTAAAAAGCAAATTTGAAAATCGGTTTGAAATTCATAATTTTGTAGATAATATTCTCGAATGGTATAATGCTTCAGACATTCTAGTTGGTGAGGGGCGTGTTGCAATGGAGACACTAGCCTGTGAAAAACCGATTGTAGCGATTCGCAATGCAGAATCATTTATTGGTGTAATCACCATGAAAAATATTGCCTATGCGTGTGATGTAAATTTTGATGGACGAGATAGGGATGCTTGTACTCAACAAGTGGCGCTAGAAATAGAAAAAGCTTTTGCTGTGACGAACGAGGAATGCAAGCAGATTGCAAACTATATTAAAACGCGTCTTAGTATTGAAACAATGGTAAACAAATATTTGACTGTATTTGAGAGCTTGACTAAAAAATAATGCGATTGTCGTATGTTTTGGAGTAAATGATGAGAAAAATTTTAGTTTTTAATCGGTTAGGAATTGGCGATGTCGTAGTTACGACACCTCTAGCACAATTGATAAAAGAAAATTTTGATGCAAAAGTTGGTTTTGTTGTGGCAGCGAAATCAGCAGATATATTAAAAAATCATGACTATATTGATGATGTTTTCCCTTATACAAAACGGACGAAACGAGAAGTCATTTCACAAATTAAAGCAAAATGTTATAATGAAGCAATTATTGTGGATGAAAGATTTAGCTCGTCACTCTTGGCTTGGAAATCAGGCGCAAAATTATTAAATGTAGGAAAAGAAATGTCTGTCGGGATAAAACGCATTTTTATTCGTAAACAACATGAATTACGCGCGAGTGAAGATTTTGGCAGTTATATAAAATTATTAAGTCCAACAATTCAATACAAAGGGATATTACCTAAAGTCGGTAATATGGATGAGACGAGAGCTGAGTATG
This genomic interval from Selenobaculum gibii contains the following:
- a CDS encoding glycosyltransferase; amino-acid sequence: MNILILFSQPWRVGGAETHTEALIKGLVGHDVYLVVNHGSDEKKLGKIKELYPYTKITRIQTRGANLFKWRRDFQKLCALIKEKRIEIISAQQRTSGIWAHLLKRNLKIPYTVTMHDPWHRAFLKPLYANVFSEVFAISENLANTLAQDFKIPRESIHLINNGIDFSSFYPLNKYACREKLGLSANDKIILHVSRLSRIKGAVSLRIIEGMEKVLEHCPTAKLVIIGEGPLRLEIEKKINELKSKFENRFEIHNFVDNILEWYNASDILVGEGRVAMETLACEKPIVAIRNAESFIGVITMKNIAYACDVNFDGRDRDACTQQVALEIEKAFAVTNEECKQIANYIKTRLSIETMVNKYLTVFESLTKK